CACCATCTTTTCTGACGATGCCCCTCTCTATGTGAGCAATTTGTCCATGATCGAGGTGGGGTTCTTTTGTGTTGAATATCTGTGAATACACTTAATTGCTTGTCAATATGACAACTATTTTTGGAGAGTAATGAATGTAATTTCTCCTCAATATTGAATACATGAACACATAGGAGTTCTGCATCATCAATACACTTCAAGCAAATCGTTGCTAGTTCAAGTATTGTCCTGACTCCTGTCAATCTACATTATTATTACATCCGATGTTACACACATGTGCAATGACTTAATGAGCTTTATTAATCTGATGAATCCTTATTTTGCAATCTTCCTTCATTCTACGTAGGGACTCATAGGAAGTACCTCCTTTGGTCACAGCCTTTTCGGCCGTGCTCTTGAGCTCTTTGACTCTAGCTCTCATCTTGTACCCTTCTTTCTCTACCAATATCATCCTCACCAACTTCTCTATCTCCTCCCTCCCCACAATCTTCTTCGAGGGCAGCTCCTTTGGCCTGATCGCCACCCCAATCTCCTCCGCGAGGAGTGTTGCATTTTGTCTTTGCTCAGCATACAATGGCCAGGCAATCATGGGCACTCCATTTAGTATGCTCTCTAGGGTCGAGTTCCATCCGCAATGAGACAGGAACCCGCCTACAGATGGATGGCTCAGGATGTCCACTTGTGGGCCCCACAATGGGAGTATTAATCCCACTTCCCGAGTACGTGCCACGAATCCATCCGGCAGAAAGCTCAAAAGCTCATCATCACTACCTCCCTTTCCCACATCAAAGAACGATCCATCAAGAGATTTGGCTATTGGTTTCCGGAGTATCCATATAAATCTACAAAATTATACATTTGTAAGATGaaagaaatttataaaatatagaGCCAAAGAACACTAAAACGAAGCTTAATTTATACACGCCacactttttttaataatttttttggattattattaGGTTTTCCGCAAgtgtgaaaaaaaattacacattcGTCGTTGAATTATATATCTAACCCGAGTTAGTGCTGTATAACGGTTTCTTTCACGTATCAAATGCTAATAAAGAACGGGCACTGCATttgattaagaaaagaaaaaacataaaacaaacaaaatatgtttttctttttcttaaagcGTGCAACGTGCTCCACTCCACCTAATGCCCGTGGAGCGCGTTTTGCATGAAAAATTTCTGACCGTACCTTTGTCGGCTCAGCTCTAATCCCCAAGCCAGCTCGACCAGCTGCTCAGCCGACAAAGTTCCTCCACTCCCAAACGAGACGAACAACACCGACTCGCGCGGCTGCTTATCCAGCCATTCCTGCAGCTCCTTCTCCAAACCGGCCGTTCTGACCGGTCTAATGAGCGGCCCAACGGTATAGACCGGACTGTTCACGACCCGGCCCAAGAACTCCTCATTCCTCAGTGCGGCGAGCGTCCCGGCCTGCAAATCCTCCCACACATTCAACAGGATTCCATCTCCCATCGGGATCTCTTCAGCAATCCGCACGAAGTCGCGGTACTGCAGTTGGGACCGGTCCAGCATCGGGTCCGACACGTCCTCTGGTCGGACCGGCTTGCAACCCGGGATCTCGagcggttcggtccggtccgcGTACTCTCCCTTGACTTCCTTGTCCAGCGTTGGCGAGTGTAGGAGCAACGCAAGAAACCATGCACTGGTAGCGACGTAGACGTACTTGGGGATTCCCAGCTCGTCGCCAATGCACAGATGCTCCGTCCCGAACAAGTCCACAATAAGGACATCAGGCCGCGCCTCCATTGCCAGGAGTGCAGACCTGAACACGTGCCGCGCCTCGCGCATCATGGCCGCGAGCCGCGCAAACACGGATTCGTCGGGGCTGAGGCCCGTGGCCGCGAGGTCAGGGGGCGGGAGCTCCACAATGTCGAGAAGCTTGGGGGTCATGGCGGACTCAATGATCTCGGCCTCAGCGCGGGAGGTCTGCGAGCGGAGGACAAAGACGGTCACCTCAAAGCCGTGGTCGGCGACAAGGCGCTTGCCAAGCTCAATGATGGGGACGAGGTGGCCCATGCCGAGGCTCGAGAGGAGCGCCGCATGGAGCCTTTTCGGCGTCTCCATGGACGAGTTGGAGGAAAAAGAGATCGACATCTATGTGAAGAAGCGAGGCCGAGAGTGTTGTACGAAGAGGGTGTTTTGCCGACGACACAGGTTTGGCGGAAGGGGTATTAAATAGTTACAACCACCCAACTTCGTGTGATTGTAATCAAGCCTTCCGATCGGGAACGTCAGTAAGCCGGGGTCCGCTCGACAATTATTTGAGACTCGACGTGCAAAATTTACAGATAAGCTCTGATATGTCTTAGTCAACTTGATATGGTCGCGAGCTTAATTAAGCTTGTAAGATATCTTTTTTAAAGCATATAATATGACCGGAGTAGGCGAAGCATTCATAAGATTTAACATATAATATAGGGAGAAAAGGCAGACAGGCGATCTGATAGCGTCCTTAGTCACCACGCACCCATGCTTCAGTATTTATAGATATTTCGCTTACGCAACTAACAAAACTGATGttttaattaactttttttctgcAACTTGTCACCATATCCTGTTGGTTTTTAAGATCTAAGATTCTCAATCATTGAAATGTGGAAGACTGATGGTTGGGCTGCATCTGTAGACTTTTGGTTATGAGAGAGGGAAGATGCGATCGACGTGTaatttttacatgaaaaatccataattaaagatgaagcaaaaaaacaacattaataatttttaagtgaaaaattCAATACGATAAAAATCACAAGATTATTCAAAACTTTCACTAATCATCAGGTATAATAAGATATACAATAATTCATCTATAATCACACTATTAAGGCTCAACACATCGACGATACAATAATATATTATCATCATAAAGGTGAATAAACGAATGAGCAAGAGAACTCTAGAAGTTGAGAGACAATTCAAAATAAGATTTCAACAAACAAGATCAATTAACTCATAGATCTTAATCTCATGAATCACATGCTGAAATTTTAATAGATTCGGACAAGATATCACCATCAAATCTAAAGTGTTTCTTTTCCTCTGGGCCGCTGCCTCTCtcagtcttttctttttcattttgtgaaaacgctccttttcttgtcttttcccTATCAAGAACGTTCagcctcttctttttcttatccttAAAGATGTGTTGCCCCATGAGTTGCACCCAGCCAATCATGCTTGTCAAGCGAAGGAAAATGCTCATTGAAACCACACCGGATTGCCTAGGCGTTCCCCCCATGAGATAAACAGAGAAGCTCTAGAGATAAGAATCTGATATACTTATTTTGGAAGCACACAACAAAATTTGACACCTAAACGATTACCAAGAGAGAGGCCGTTGAATTTTGCGTGCACTTACAAATTTAAGCCAAGAAATTATAGACCAACACATGAAATTTCTTGTCATTAACAAGTCCAAGCATGCACCTTAACAACCATGATGGAAAATCCCTTTAATTGCTTGACTTTCAACAATCAtcaagattattattatttcattggACACTAGCCATCCTTTATGATACAGCTAGCGTCGACATAGATAAtgttttattatcttttttatatattttttattttctttgtcttttctttctttttctttttttatattttttctctttcttcctgaGATTGCTGAGATCGAGCGTCGGGTCCACCACGTCCTCTGGTTGGATTGGCTTCCAACCTGAGATCTCGAGGGGTTCGGTCCAGTCCAAGTACTCTCCCTTCACTTCCCTGTCCAGCGTCAGCGAATGTAGGAGCAACGCAAGAAACCATGCGTTGGAAGGGACGTAGATATACTTGGGGATCCCCAACTCATCGCCAATGCACGGATGCGCCGTCGTGTACAAGTCCACGATGAGGACATTAGCCCAGGCCTCCATTGCCGCTAGCGTGGACCTGTATGATGGCTAGGCCTCGCGCATCATGACCGCTGGCCTCATGACCATGCCAGCATCCTAGCGGAGGCACACAGCTGAGAGGCCAGGGGGCAGGGAGATCCACAACGTCGAGGAGCTTGGGGGTCATGGTAGACTCGATCTTGGCCTCGGCGCAGGAGGCCTACATGGGGAGGATGAAGACGGTCACCTTGAAGCCATGGTTGACGATTTGCCGAGCTCGATGACAGGGATGACGTGGCTCATGTCTGGGCTCGAGAGGAGCGCCGCATGGAGCTTTTTCGGCTTCTCCGTCGATGAGCTGAGAAGAGGTCGAAATCTATGGAATGAAGTGAAGctgagagagagtgagaagaaGATATCTCAACTATAACGCAGGGGGAGGGGGTCTTTAAGTAGTTGAGAATCAAACTTGACAGGCTCGTGAGCCTAATCAAactttgaggattttttttcaaaagcatATGATTTTATATGAGTAAATAAAGAATTCTTAAATTTACACGGTATACCGACAAACATGTAAGTgtagggaaaaaaattcaagcttATCAAACTCAAGCTCTAGCTTGAATTCGATATTCATTTATAAGTTGTGAAAATTTGAGGCACAACCATCAATTGTtctaaattttaagtttttggatgaataaataatttaatgtctaaatattttaaccTACAACTAAGCAAGAAAATATGTCATAAGAGAGGCAAATAATGGGTGGGCAAAGATTTCAACTCACAACCTTTTTAGATGAAAATCTGTAAGACAACTTCCAACCgtttcaaaagtttaagttgttagattaagatttaaatattttaataattataattgagTTGAGTGAATCAAGGTCGTGTGTCTGAACTTCTCATTTGCGCCGAGATTAAGCAAGAAACTCAATACTCGGTTGAGCTCGGGATGAGTTGAGTTTCGAAGCTCCTGAAACATGAGTCAAGTCAAGCTCAAACTTGACAGCGTATGTATGAAATCAACTCAACAATATCCCCTAATAAGAGACTTGGTACGAGTCTGTGGTCCTCTATGGATATAGCGCCTTCGTCACATGTATAGCGGGTCCGAAAGGATTGTCCTAGATGCATGTGGTAATAATTCTTCTGTGTATATCTTAGTAAAAAGGGGCATTTCAGCAAAGAAGTTCAACTTTTATTACCTTAAAAAGATGGTGCACAAACGCCGCGTATGTCGCTGTGTTCTTTGCTTTGGAAGAGGAATCGTTCATCATACATCGAGAGGATTGCTCGTTGGAACACACTCGATGCACTCCCGATGGTAGATGAATGTTTGCCAGACCAATGCATGGACACTCGCTCTTAGTAGATTTCACTTCCCATGTCATTTGTTTGTAAACCTTAAAATATGTTGAAGTGTGATTCATACTCCTTATCGACGAGAAGGCATGGGAGCCATAAGAAGTCACACCTTCGGACCACCGGATGGCTTTTATAGTTTGAGCCtatattttgttaataatttgGATTTGGGTCTATGAATAGTTGCTGACTTGTGCCGCCTATATATAATCCCTTTCTTTTATAATTGAGAGTTGTAACACGAGGATGGGGTGCTAATTATAGTTAAATCCCCTACTGGATGGAGCTTTAGTTTAAAGGTGAATCGAGATCAATCTTgtgtgtcaatttttttttctcaccttACTCTCTATTTCGTCGTATTTGCGCACCTAACACTGACAAAAACTTCGGCAAGAGAAATTACAGACGAGGGAATAAAACAAGCATTAGATGTGGAAAGGCTTGGTCGATTCCATGACATCGCGCCTAATCATGTTTTGCTCCTTTTGGTGGCGCCCTTAATCCCCAGGCACTTTTCAGGGTCGATATATTAAAGTTAAACATCACTCCCACGGAACTATTTATGACAATGtgttttttgtttaaacttATCAAGATGTCTGTCCCTTTTTAAGATAAAAGATTCTTAATCAGTGAAATGTGAAGAATGTCAACTTATGATGGGACTACTTCTGTGCAATCTGCTCATAATATGTGAAAAAGTTAAATGCGTGATTCTATAGTCCCCAGAAATATCATGCCTCTATAATCTTTCGCTATTGGATTGAGATGCAACAGATCTTAGCCTAAAatagtgtatttttttttttttttggttcaaggTCCAATGGTAGAAAGTTTAAGAAGCACCTGTCTCACAGGACTATAGACTTGCCTAAAGAGCAAAAGGCGATTCTATAGTCTTCAAGAGACATCTTCCcgtataattttttcaaattaagaaTGAAATGTAATAAATCTTAGTCATTCAACATATCTCACTCTAAACGGTGGtggtattttctttttcgatgCAACGGTGAAAAGCTCAAGAGACATGGTATCTCTTAGGGACCATATCTCACTCGAAGTGTAAGGGGGCGATTCTATGATCCTAAGGAAGCATTGTGCTCTTGTAATCTTTCACCGTTAAATTAAAATGCAGCATATCTCAATAGCACAACAGATCTCAACCCGACAGTCGTGCTATGTCCTAAGGGGCGATTTTATGGTCCTAGCGAGATGACGCTTGCACCAGTGAATAGTTGGTGGTGGGTACAGAAAATGGTTAGGAGATAGGGTTTTTGTGTTGAATAGGTGAATACACTATGTCGCTCATTTAAGCGAGAACTGTTTTGGGAGAGTAATGAAAGCGATGCCTCCTCAGTATTGAATACATGAACAGGGAGGAGTCCTACATCatcaatacatttcaaccaaatCTTTGCCAATTCAAGCATTGTACTGTGAATCTGCATTATCATTTCCATTCTACTGCTGTTATGCATAAATGCAACTACCTAGGGAGCTTTCTTAATCCGGTGAATTCTCATTTTACAATCTTCCTTCATTTTATGTAGGGACTCATAAGAAGTACCCCCTTTGGTCATAGCCTTTTTTGCACTGCTC
This region of Eucalyptus grandis isolate ANBG69807.140 chromosome 8, ASM1654582v1, whole genome shotgun sequence genomic DNA includes:
- the LOC104456854 gene encoding anthocyanidin 3-O-glucosyltransferase 5-like; the protein is MSISFSSNSSMETPKRLHAALLSSLGMGHLVPIIELGKRLVADHGFEVTVFVLRSQTSRAEAEIIESAMTPKLLDIVELPPPDLAATGLSPDESVFARLAAMMREARHVFRSALLAMEARPDVLIVDLFGTEHLCIGDELGIPKYVYVATSAWFLALLLHSPTLDKEVKGEYADRTEPLEIPGCKPVRPEDVSDPMLDRSQLQYRDFVRIAEEIPMGDGILLNVWEDLQAGTLAALRNEEFLGRVVNSPVYTVGPLIRPVRTAGLEKELQEWLDKQPRESVLFVSFGSGGTLSAEQLVELAWGLELSRQRFIWILRKPIAKSLDGSFFDVGKGGSDDELLSFLPDGFVARTREVGLILPLWGPQVDILSHPSVGGFLSHCGWNSTLESILNGVPMIAWPLYAEQRQNATLLAEEIGVAIRPKELPSKKIVGREEIEKLVRMILVEKEGYKMRARVKELKSTAEKAVTKGGTSYESLRRMKEDCKIRIHQINKAH